Proteins encoded together in one Columba livia isolate bColLiv1 breed racing homer chromosome 3, bColLiv1.pat.W.v2, whole genome shotgun sequence window:
- the SLC3A1 gene encoding amino acid transporter heavy chain SLC3A1 has protein sequence MVEEGAKSLPMELSEKRGVENNGFVQNEAFDDKETETSSQEETPKTCNVDVDTATAEELVLKPYAGMPKEVLLKFSSQARYRVTREILFWLIIVAAVVLVCATITIIALSPKCLDWWQASPIYQIYPRSFKDSDMDGNGDLKGVQEKLDHITYLNIKTIWITSFYKSPLKDLGYGAEDFYDIDPMFGSMSDFENLLAAAHDRGLKVIMDLIPNHTSDKHQWFQLSRNRTGKYTDYYIWQDCGEAAGSITPPNNWVSVFGNSSWQFDDVRKQCYFHQFGKEQPDLNFRNLAVQQEISDIMKFWLNKGVDGFSFSAVKFLLEATHLRDEPQVNKSQNSDTITAYSQLYHDYTTTQVGMHDIIRSFRQTMNQFSREPGRYRFMGSDGEENEDIEATMMYYGTSFIQEADFPFNFNLINMKNLSGNSVFEAVDLWMKNMPTGKWPNWAVGSPNAARISSRIGKEYINVINMLLLTLPGTPVTYYGEEIGMENIASENVTFPEKSPMQWDGKVNAGFTEGNSSWLPVNSDYQSVNVEIQKAWSNSTLNLYRELTSLRNNELPIHRGWMCYIWNDNDIFVYVRELDGLDRVFMMVLNFGQESTIDLQAIVPSLPSEAVTRLSTNFSNAGKAVNTKLIKTEVGEGLVLEYKTKKPVHTMQAFQGKCFVAEKACYSSAFNLLYMNC, from the exons ATGGTGGAGGAAGGAGCGAAGAGCTTACCTATGGAGCTGAGCGAGAAACGAGGCGTGGAGAACAACGGATTTGTTCAAAATGAGGCTTTTGATGACAAGGAGACCGAAACCAGTAGCCAAGAAGAAACGCCAAAAACATGCAATGTTGATGTAGACACAGCGACTGCGGAGGAGTTGGTGTTGAAGCCCTACGCGGGCATGCCAAAGGAAGTCTTGCTCAAGTTCTCCAGCCAAGCCCGGTACAGAGTCACCAGGGAGATTCTCTTCTGGCTCATAATTGTTGCTGCCGTTGTGCTGGTGTGTGCTACGATCACGATTATTGCGCTCTCGCCAAAGTGTCTTGATTGGTGGCAGGCCAGTCCTATTTACCAGATCTATCCTCGATCCTTCAAGGACAGCGACATGGATGGGAATGGGGATCTGAAAG gTGTCCAAGAAAAACTGGACCACATCACGTATTTGAATATAAAAACTATCTGGATCACCTCTTTCTATAAGTCTCCCTTAAAAGACCTTGGATATGGAGCTGAAGACTTCTATGATATTGATCCCATGTTTGGATCAATGAGTGATTTTGAGAATCTGCTTGCAGCCGCACATGATAGAG GCTTAAAGGTGATAATGGATTTAATACCAAACCACACAAGTGACAAACACCAGTGGTTTCAGCTGAGTCGCAATCGGACGGGGAAGTACACGGACTACTACATCTGGCAGGACTGCGGGGAGGCTGCTGGTTCCATCACTCCTCCAAACAACTGG GTGAGTGTCTTTGGGAATTCCAGCTGGCAGTTTGATGATGTGAGAAAGCAGTGTTACTTTCATCAGTTTGGGAAAGAACAGCCAGACTTAAATTTTCGCAACCTTGCTGTCCAACAAGAAATCTCT GATATTATGAAATTTTGGCTCAACAAAGGAGTTGATGGATTTAGTTTCAGCGCTGTTAAATTTCTTTTAGAAGCAACGCATCTACGGGATGAGCCTCAGGTGAACAAGTCCCAGAATTCG GACACTATCACAGCCTATTCCCAGCTCTACCATGACTACACAACCACGCAAGTTGGTATGCATGATATCATCCGTAGCTTCCGTCAAACCATGAATCAGTTCAGCAGGGAACCTGGACGATACAG GTTTATGGGTTCTGATGGTGAGGAGAATGAAGACATCGAAGCAACAATGATGTATTATGGAACAAGTTTTATCCAAGAAGCAGATTTTCCCTTCAATTTCAACCTAATTAACATGAAAAATCTATCAGGCAACAGTGTTTTTGAAGCTGTCGACTTGTGGATGAAAAACATGCCTACAGGAAAATGGCCAAACTGGGCG GTTGGAAGCCCTAATGCTGCTCGGATTTCGTCTCGGATTGGGAAGGAGTACATCAATGTTATAAACATGCTGCTCTTAACCCTCCCTGGTACTCCTGTGACTTACTATGGTGAAGAAATAGGCATGGAGAACATTGCGTCAGAAAAT GTGACCTTTCCAGAGAAATCCCCCATGCAGTGGGATGGCAAAGTTAACGCTGGTTTTACTGAAGGCAACAGTAGCTGGTTACCTGTTAACTCTGACTATCAAAGTGTAAATGTTGAA ATCCAGAAGGCCTGGTCCAACTCGACCCTGAATTTGTACAGAGAGCTGACTTCACTTCGCAACAATGAGCTGCCCATCCATCGGGGGTGGATGTGCTACATCTGGAACGACAATGACATCTTTGTGTATGTGCGGGAACTGGACGGCTTAGACAGAGTCTTTATGATGGTTCTCAATTTTGGGCAGGAATCGACAATAGACCTGCAAGCTATAGTTCCTAGCCTTCCATCTGAAGCTGTTACAAGACTAAGTACTAATTTTAGCAATGCTGGTAAAGCTGTCAATACCAAACTAATTAAAACTGAAGTGGGAGAAGGCCTGGTCCTTGAATATAAAACAAAGAAGCCTGTTCATACCATGCAAGCTTTTCAAGGAAAGTGTTTTGTGGCAGAAAAAGCTTGTTATTCCAGTGCCTTCAATTTACTCTACATGAACTGCTAA